In Eriocheir sinensis breed Jianghai 21 chromosome 17, ASM2467909v1, whole genome shotgun sequence, one genomic interval encodes:
- the LOC127000013 gene encoding tubulin alpha-1A chain isoform X1, with product MRECISVHIGQAGVQIGNACWELYCLEHGIQPDGSMPSDKTIGGGDDSFNTFFSETGAGKHVPRAVFVDLEPTVVDEVRTGTYRQLFHPEQLITGKEDAANNYARGHYTIGKEIVDLVLDRIRKLADQCTGLQGFLIFHSFGGGTGSGFTSLLMERLSVDYGKKSKLEFSIYPAPQVSTAVVEPYNSILTTHTTLEHSDCAFMVDNEAIYDICRRNLDIERPTYTNLNRLIGQIVSSITASLRFDGALNVDLTEFQTNLVPYPRIHFPLATYAPVISAEKAYHEQLSVAEITNACFEPANQMVKCDPRHGKYMACCMLYRGDVVPKDVNAAIASIKTKRTIQFVDWCPTGFKVGINYQPPTVVPGADLAKVSRAVCMLSNTTAIAEAWARLDHKFDLMYAKRAFVHWYVGEGMEEGEFSEAREDLAALEKDYEEVGVDSTDAEDEEGGEEY from the exons ATG CGTGAGTGTATCAGCGTGCACATCGGGCAGGCGGGCGTGCAGATCGGCAATGCGTGCTGGGAGCTGTACTGCCTCGAACACGGCATCCAGCCCGATGGCTCCATGCCTTCAGACAAGACCATCGGCGGCGGCGACGACTCCTTCAACACTTTCTTCAGCGAGACGGGCGCCGGCAAGCACGTGCCGCGCGCCGTCTTCGTCGATCTCGAGCCCACGGTGGTCG ACGAGGTGAGGACGGGCACGTACCGCCAGCTGTTCCATCCTGAGCAGCTCATCACGGGCAAGGAGGACGCCGCCAACAACTATGCGCGCGGCCACTACACCATCGGAAAGGAGATCGTCGACCTCGTTCTGGACCGCATCAGGAAGCTCGCGGATCAGTGCACAGGCCTCCAGGGCTTCCTCATCTTCCACTCCTTCGGCGGCGGCACCGGGTCTGGCTTCACCTCACTTCTCATGGAAAGGTTGTCTGTGGACTACGGCAAGAAGAGCAAACTCGAGTTCTCCATCTACCCCGCCCCGCAG GTGTCAACGGCAGTGGTGGAGCCCTACAACTCTATCCTGACCACCCACACCACGCTGGAACACTCCGACTGCGCCTTCATGGTGGACAACGAGGCCATCTACGACATCTGCCGCAGGAACCTGGACATCGAGCGACCCACCTACACCAACCTCAACCGACTCATTGGCCAGATCGTGTCCTCCATCACTGcctctctcag GTTTGACGGGGCTCTCAACGTAGACTTGACCGAGTTCCAAACTAACCTGGTGCCTTACCCTCGCATCCACTTCCCTCTGGCCACCTACGCGCCCGTCATTTCCGCCGAAAAGGCTTACCATGAGCAGCTGTCTGTCGCCGAGATCACCAACGCCTGCTTCGAACCCGCCAACCAG ATGGTGAAGTGTGACCCGCGCCACGGCAAGTACATGGCCTGCTGCATGCTGTACCGCGGCGATGTGGTGCCCAAGGACGTGAACGCCGCCATCGCCTCCATCAAGACCAAGAGGACCATCCAGTTCGTCGACTGGTGTCCCACAGGCTTCAAG GTGGGCATCAACTACCAGCCTCCCACGGTGGTGCCCGGCGCTGACCTGGCCAAGGTGTCGCGGGCCGTGTGCATGCTCTccaacaccaccgccatcgcTGAGGCCTGGGCGCGGCTGGACCACAAGTTCGATTTGATGTATGCAAAGCGCGCCTTCGTCCACTGGTACGTCGGCGAGGGCATGGAGGAAGGCGAGTTTTCCGAGGCGCGTGAGGATCTCGCCGCCCTCGAGAAGGACTACGAGGAGGTGGGCGTGGACTCGACCGACgccgaggacgaggaaggaggcgaggaatATTAA
- the LOC127000013 gene encoding tubulin alpha-1A chain isoform X2, which yields MPSDKTIGGGDDSFNTFFSETGAGKHVPRAVFVDLEPTVVDEVRTGTYRQLFHPEQLITGKEDAANNYARGHYTIGKEIVDLVLDRIRKLADQCTGLQGFLIFHSFGGGTGSGFTSLLMERLSVDYGKKSKLEFSIYPAPQVSTAVVEPYNSILTTHTTLEHSDCAFMVDNEAIYDICRRNLDIERPTYTNLNRLIGQIVSSITASLRFDGALNVDLTEFQTNLVPYPRIHFPLATYAPVISAEKAYHEQLSVAEITNACFEPANQMVKCDPRHGKYMACCMLYRGDVVPKDVNAAIASIKTKRTIQFVDWCPTGFKVGINYQPPTVVPGADLAKVSRAVCMLSNTTAIAEAWARLDHKFDLMYAKRAFVHWYVGEGMEEGEFSEAREDLAALEKDYEEVGVDSTDAEDEEGGEEY from the exons ATGCCTTCAGACAAGACCATCGGCGGCGGCGACGACTCCTTCAACACTTTCTTCAGCGAGACGGGCGCCGGCAAGCACGTGCCGCGCGCCGTCTTCGTCGATCTCGAGCCCACGGTGGTCG ACGAGGTGAGGACGGGCACGTACCGCCAGCTGTTCCATCCTGAGCAGCTCATCACGGGCAAGGAGGACGCCGCCAACAACTATGCGCGCGGCCACTACACCATCGGAAAGGAGATCGTCGACCTCGTTCTGGACCGCATCAGGAAGCTCGCGGATCAGTGCACAGGCCTCCAGGGCTTCCTCATCTTCCACTCCTTCGGCGGCGGCACCGGGTCTGGCTTCACCTCACTTCTCATGGAAAGGTTGTCTGTGGACTACGGCAAGAAGAGCAAACTCGAGTTCTCCATCTACCCCGCCCCGCAG GTGTCAACGGCAGTGGTGGAGCCCTACAACTCTATCCTGACCACCCACACCACGCTGGAACACTCCGACTGCGCCTTCATGGTGGACAACGAGGCCATCTACGACATCTGCCGCAGGAACCTGGACATCGAGCGACCCACCTACACCAACCTCAACCGACTCATTGGCCAGATCGTGTCCTCCATCACTGcctctctcag GTTTGACGGGGCTCTCAACGTAGACTTGACCGAGTTCCAAACTAACCTGGTGCCTTACCCTCGCATCCACTTCCCTCTGGCCACCTACGCGCCCGTCATTTCCGCCGAAAAGGCTTACCATGAGCAGCTGTCTGTCGCCGAGATCACCAACGCCTGCTTCGAACCCGCCAACCAG ATGGTGAAGTGTGACCCGCGCCACGGCAAGTACATGGCCTGCTGCATGCTGTACCGCGGCGATGTGGTGCCCAAGGACGTGAACGCCGCCATCGCCTCCATCAAGACCAAGAGGACCATCCAGTTCGTCGACTGGTGTCCCACAGGCTTCAAG GTGGGCATCAACTACCAGCCTCCCACGGTGGTGCCCGGCGCTGACCTGGCCAAGGTGTCGCGGGCCGTGTGCATGCTCTccaacaccaccgccatcgcTGAGGCCTGGGCGCGGCTGGACCACAAGTTCGATTTGATGTATGCAAAGCGCGCCTTCGTCCACTGGTACGTCGGCGAGGGCATGGAGGAAGGCGAGTTTTCCGAGGCGCGTGAGGATCTCGCCGCCCTCGAGAAGGACTACGAGGAGGTGGGCGTGGACTCGACCGACgccgaggacgaggaaggaggcgaggaatATTAA
- the LOC127000018 gene encoding uncharacterized protein LOC127000018, whose product MHAEGTDVVYRFNYYPGCTSGEGVVGMGAHIDYTTFTLLFSNGGGGFQVRDPSGQWVDLPNVPGTVLLMGGEFLTFYSNKRFKAPEHRVLLPSDEQQGRSSRLSLIFFLHADGHTPMWPPSDDPASPPPPSVKEYLGKLIGKARAAGYKY is encoded by the exons ATGCACGCGGAGGGCACCGATGTGGTCTACCGGTTCAACTACTACCCAGGATGCACGAGCGGTGAGGGCGTGGTGGGCATGGGTGCCCACATTGACTACACAACCTTCACCTTGCTCTTTAGCAACGGCGGAGGAGGATTCCAG gTGCGTGATCCATCCGGCCAGTGGGTGGACCTGCCAAACGTGCCCGGCACCGTGCTGCTCATGGGCGGGGAGTTCCTCACTTTCTACTCCAACAAGCGCTTCAAGGCACCG GAACACCGCGTTCTCTTGCCCAGCGACGAGCAGCAGGGCCGCTCTTCTCGCCTCAGTCTGATCTTCTTCCTGCATGCTGACGGACACACCCCCATGTGGCCCCCCAGCGATGACCCCGCCAGCCCGCCGCCGCCCTCAGTTAAGGAGTACTTGGGAAAGCTGATAGGAAAGGCTCGGGCAGCAGGCTACAAGTACTGA
- the LOC127000017 gene encoding uncharacterized protein LOC127000017, with the protein MATETLPCSKIPTVELGELGAQHTREPSQQEWERVSSQLEQALSENGYAYLTQHGMPDDVVNSALSAGADFFQLGEEEKRSWSTGEGFTGYLKNDEENYTSGSHDQKETFLFRPGDYSSLKKEPPPFKTALTPFYNLIQTLNTRLMTSLSLTLGKGQELGKRVLVCSTRRLKLTLLTYRRLT; encoded by the exons ATGGCAACCGAGACACTGCCCTGCAGCAAGATACCGACGGTAGAGCTGGGTGAGCTGG GCGCGCAGCACACGAGGGAGCCCAGCCAGCAGGAGTGGGAGCGGGTGTCGAGCCAGCTGGAGCAGGCCCTGAGCGAGAACGGATATGCTTACCTCACCCAACACGGCATGCCCGACGATGTG GTCAATAGCGCGCTGTCCGCAGGCGCCGACTTCTTCCagctgggggaggaggaaaaaaggagctgGTCTACGGGCGAAGGCTTTACTGGATACCTTAAGAATGACGAGGAAAA CTACACTAGCGGAAGTCATGACCAGAAGGAGACCTTCCTCTTTAGGCCGGGGGATTACAGTTCGCTGAAGAAGGAGCCACCTCCGTTCAAGACAGCGCTGACGCCCTTCTATAACCTTATCCAGACCCTGAATACGAGACTCATGACGAGCCTCTCTCTAACTTTGGGTAAGGGACAAGAGTTGGGGAAGCGTGTTCTCGTATGTTCCACCCGCAGACTTAAGCTGACACTTTTAACTTATCGCCGATTGACCTAA
- the LOC127000012 gene encoding tektin-4-like, translating into MSLHQSSPQHHRTQLPIAPLNTSPFRVQLPGMMEGEAVVQAVDDVGLASGRQEQAAPRNATTFTGLVPHTQPRDVRPGDRPYSAVDVTGWREPLVRASSPLQTVEEARAGEFTPLRWAAHHQDRHHHAQDLLQRSDKLRGQSRRTESYTEERTQSAESSVTKGLDQRLASTLELRTHLHTAINNTVDELGLQNTMKCRLQVALFALELPERNNEECIHIRRFRLGVDRTRDPVVFTLDKENETLRTGRSLLAQTLKETEAQISRLLEVKRLLEHDWSDKQEAFQLDHFAAKLANDRVKAQFKAVSAALNEGVSVPDTWSRRSREHIEVCRREITSGSQLRGAADQALRDVARDAEDRAEAVDVALNTRITELEDAKARLIEKDSMLRQEIAQEEVSIASLRQALQDKESPLQVAQSRHWTRSFRPGADRCLDHPHFRLKDELEELPRSIESLRARLRASEDTLEELHRLHEDFAKDILHREHTLSLERRCVTVRSVRQTQEKLQGI; encoded by the exons ATGTCTCTACATCAATCCTCACCGCAGCACCACAGAACTCAACTCCCCATAGCACCACTCAACACCTCCCCCTTCCGTGTCCAGCTCCCCGGCATGATGGAGGGAGAGGCGGTGGTGCAGGCGGTGGATGACGTGGGGCTGGCCAGCGGGCGTCAGGAGCAGGCAGCCCCGCGCAACGCCACCACCTTCACGGGCCTCGTGCCCCACACACAGCCCCGTGACGTGAGGCCCGGCGACCGGCCCTACAG tgCCGTGGACGTGACGGGTTGGAGGGAGCCGCTGGTGAGGGCCTCCTCGCCCCTGCAGACGGTGGAGGAGGCGCGGGCGGGGGAGTTCACGCCGTTGCGTTGGGCCGCCCACCACCAGGACCGCCATCATCACGCCCAGGACCTGCTGCAGCGATCTGACAA GCTGCGTGGTCAGAGTCGCCGAACGGAGAGTTACACGGAGGAGAGAACCCAGTCGGCGGAGAGCTCGGTGACGAAGGGCCTCGACCAGCGGCTCGCCTCCACGCTTGAGCTGCGTACGCACCTCCACACGGCCATAAACAACACCGTGGACGAGCTAGGCCTCCAGAACACGATGAAGTGCCGGCTACAG GTCGCCTTGTTCGCCCTGGAGCTGCCCGAGAGGAACAACGAGGAGTGCATACACATCCGGAGGTTTCGTCTGGGCGTGGACAGAACTCGAGACCCTGTGGTGTTCACCCTCGACAAG GAAAACGAGACGCTGAGGACGGGCCGGAGCCTCCTGGCGCAGACGCTAAAGGAGACAGAGGCGCAGATCAGCCGCCTGCTGGAGGTGAAGCGACTGCTGGAGCACGACTGGTCCGACAAGCAGGAGGCCTTCCAACTGGACCACTTCGCTGCCAAACTGGCCAACGACAGGGTCAAGGCGCAGTTCAAG GCGGTGTCGGCGGCGCTGAACGAGGGAGTCTCCGTACCCGATACGTGGAGTCGCCGCAGCAGGGAGCACATAGAAGTGTGTCGCCGAGAGATCACGTCGGGAAGCCAGCTGAGGGGCGCCGCTGACCAG GCGCTGCGGGACGTAGCCAGGGACGCAGAGGACAGGGCTGAGGCGGTGGACGTGGCCTTGAACACTCGTATCACCGAACTGGAGGACGCCAAGGCGCGGCTCATCGAGAAGGACAGCATG CTGCGTCAGGAGATAGCACAGGAGGAAGTGAGCATCGCGTCGCTGCGCCAGGCCCTGCAGGACAAGGAGTCGCCGCTGCAGGTGGCGCAGAGCAGACACTGGACCCGCTCCTTCAGGCCTGGCGCTGACCGCTGCCTCGACCACCCCCACTTCAG ACTCAAGGACGAGCTCGAGGAATTGCCGCGGAGCATTGAGTCTCTTCGGGCGCGTCTGAGGGCGAGCGAGGACACCCTTGAGGAGTTGCACCGCCTTCATGAGGACTTCGCCAAGGACATCCTGCACCGCGAACACACCCTGAGCCTCGAGCGCCGCTGTGTTACCGTCAGGAGCGTCCGGCAGACACAGGAGAAGCTGCAGGGGATTTGA